In Streptomyces sp. NBC_00341, the DNA window TGTCCAGTGCCTTGTCCAGTCCGTGGTCCTGCTCCGCGATCTGGTGGCGGACGGCGCCGTCGGCCAGCTCGGGGACGTGGAACAGCGGGGCGAGGTCGAGGCCCTGGGCCTTCCAGTGCGTGATCGCCCGGTCGGTGTCGAGCAGCTCGGCGTGGCCGACGGCCTCCTCGATCGAACGGAAGCCGAGCTCGGCGAGGATCTCGCGGACTTCCTGGGCGATGAACTCGAAGAAGTTGACGATGTACTCGGCCTTGCCGGAGAAGCGGTCCCGCAGGACCGGGTTCTGGGTGGCGATGCCGACGGGGCAGGTGTCCAGGTGGCAGACGCGCATCATGACGCAGCCGGAGACGACGAGCGGCGCGGTCGCGAAACCGAACTCCTCGGCGCCCAGCAGTGCGGCGATGACGACGTCGCGGCCGGTCTTGAGCTGGCCGTCGGTCTGCACGACGATGCGGTCGCGCAGGCCGTTGAGCAGCAGCGTCTGCTGGGTCTCGGCGAGGCCGAGCTCCCAGGGGCCGCCCGCGTGCTTCAGCGAGGTCAGCGGGGAGGCGCCCGTTCCGCCGTCGTGGCCGGAGATGAGGACGACGTCCGCGTGGGCCTTGGACACACCGGCGGCGACCGTGCCGACGCCGACCTCGGAGACCAGCTTCACGTGGATGCGGGCCGCCGGGTTGGCGTTCTTGAGGTCGTGGATCAGCTGGGCCAGGTCCTCGATGGAGTAGATGTCGTGGTGCGGCGGCGGGGAGATCAGGCCGACACCGGGGGTGGAGTGCCGGGTCTTGGCGACCCACGGGTAGACCTTGTGGCCGGGCAGCTGGCCGCCCTCGCCGGGCTTGGCGCCCTGGGCCATCTTGATCTGGATGTCGTCCGCGTTGACCAGGTACTCGCTGGTGACGCCGAAGCGGCCGGAGGCGACCTGCTTGATGGAGGAGCGGCGCGCCGGGTCGTAGAGCCGGTCGGCGTCCTCGCCGCCCTCGCCGGTGTTGGACTTGCCGCCCAGCTGGTTCATGGCGATGGCGAGGGTCTCGTGCGCCTCGCGGGAGATCGAGCCGTAGGACATGGCGCCGGTGGAGAAGCGCTTGACGAGTTCCGAGACGGACTCGACCTCTTCGATGTCGATGGCCTCGCGGTCCGAGGTGAAGCCGAACAGGCCGCGGAGCGTCATCAGCCGCTCGGACTGCTCGTTCACCCGCTCCGTGTACTGCTTGAAGATGTCGTAGCGGCGGTTGCGGGTGGCGTGCTGGAGGCGGAAGACCGTGTCCGGGTCGAACAGGTGCGGTTCGCCCTCGCGGCGCCACTGGTACTCGCCGCCGATCTCCAGCGCGCGGTGCGAGGCGGAGATGCCGGTGGCCGGGTAGCCCTTGGCGTGCCGGGCGGCGACCTCCTTGGCGACGACGTCGAGTCCGGCGCCGCCGATCTTGGTGGCGGTGCCGTTGAAGTACCGGTCGACGAAGGACTGGTCGAGGCCGACGGCCTCGAAGACCTGGGCGCCGCGGTAGGAGGCGACGGTGGAGATGCCCATCTTGGACATCACCTTCAGGACGCCCTTGCCCAGTGCGTAGATCAGGTTGCGGATGGCCTGCTCGGCCTCGATGCCCTCGATGAAGGTGCCGGCCCGGACCAGGTCCTCGACGGACTCCATGGCCAGGTACGGGTTGACCGCGGCGGCGCCGAAGCCGATCAGCAGCGCGACGTGGTGGACCTCGCGGACGTCACCGGCCTCGACCAGCAGGCCCACCTGGGTGCGCTGCTTGGTGCGGATGAGGTGGTGGTGGACGGACGAGGTGAGCAGCAGCGAGGGGATCGGTGCGTGCTCGGCGTCGGAGTGCCGGTCGGACAGGACGATCAGGCGGGCGCCGTCCTCGATGGCGGCGTCTACCTCGGTACAGATCTCCTCGATCCGTGCGGCCAGCGCCTCGCCGCCGCCGCCGACCCGGTAGAGGCCGGAGAGCGTGGCGGCCTTCATGCCCGGCATGTCGCCGTCGGCGTTGATGTGTATGAGCTTGGCCAGCTCGTCGTTGTCGATCACCGGGAACGGGAGCGTGACGCTGCGGCAGGCCGCGGCGGTCGGCTCCAGGATGTTGCCGGCCGGGCCGAGCGTGGAGCGCAGCGAGGTGACGAGCTCCTCGCGGATGGCGTCCAGCGGCGGGTTGGTGACCTGGGCGAACAGCTGGGTGAAGTAGTCGAAGAGCAGCCGGGGCCGGGCGGACAGCGCGGCGATCGGGGAGTCCGTGCCCATGGAGCCGAGCGGTTCGCCGGCGGTGCGGGCCATCGGGGCGAGGATGACGCGGAGCTCTTCCTCGGTGTAGCCGAAGGTCTGCTGGCGGCGGGTGACGGAGGCGTGCGTGTGGACGATGTGCTCCCGCTCGGGGAGGTCCTCCAGCTCGATCTCGCCGGTTTCCAGCCACTCCTGGTAGGGCTGCTCGGCGGCGAGGGACGCCTTGATCTCGTCGTCCTCGATGATGCGGTGCTCGGCGGTGTCGACGAGGAACATCTTGCCGGGCTGCAGGCGGCCCTTGCGGACGACCTTGGCGGGGTCGATGTCCAGGACGCCGACCTCGGAGGAGAGCACGACGAGTCCGTCGTCGGTGACCCAGTAGCGGCCGGGGCGCAGTCCGTTGCGGTCGAGGACCGCGCCGACCTGGACGCCGTCGGTGAAGGTGACGCAGGCCGGGCCGTCCCAGGGCTCCATCATCGTGGAGTGGTACTGGTAGAAGGCGCGCCTGGCCGGGTCCATGGAGGCGTGGTTCTCCCATGCCTCGGGGACCATCATCAGCACCGAGTGCGGCAGCGAGCGGCCGCCGAGGTGGAGGAGCTCCAGGACCTCGTCGAAGGAGGCCGAGTCGGAGGCGTCCGGGGTGCAGACGGGGAAGATCCGGTCCAGCTGCTCCGTGCCGAAGAGGCTGGAGGCGAGCTGGGACTCGCGGGCCTTCATCCAGTTGCGGTTGCCCTTGACCGTGTTGATCTCGCCGTTGTGCGCGACGAAGCGGTACGGGTGGGCGAGCGGCCAGCTCGGGAAGGTGTTCGTGGAGAAGCGCGAGTGGACCAGCGCGACCGTGGTGGCGAAGCGGGCGTCGGAGAGGTCCGGGAAGAACGGCTCCAGCTGCCCGGTGGTGAGCATTCCCTTGTAGACGATCGTGCGGGCGGAGAGCGACGGGAAGTAGACCCCGGTCTCACGCTCGGCGCGCTTGCGCAGCACGAAGGCCTTGCGGTCCAGGACGATCCCGGTGCTCTCGCCGTCCGCGACGAAGAGCTGCCGGAACTCGGGCATGGTGGCGCGGGCGCCCTTGCCGAGGATGTCGGGGGTGACCGGGACGTCGCGCCAGCCGAGGACCTTCAGGCCCTCTTCGGCGGCGATCTTCTCAAGGCCCCGGACGGCCGCTGTGGAGTCGTCCGCGGGCAGGAATGCGATGCCGACGGCGTAGGCACCGGCCTCGGGGAGGTCGAAGGGGACCTCTGCGCGCAGGAAGGCGTCCGGTACCTGGAGCAGGATTCCGGCTCCGTCACCGGAGTCGGGCTCGGATCCGGTGGCGCCGCGGTGTTCGAGATTGCGCAGTACGGTCAGCGCCTGCTCTACCAGCTCGTGGCCGGCCACACCGGTCAGAGTGGCCACGAACCCGACGCCACAGGCGTCGTGCTCGTTGCGGGGGTCGTACATCCCCTGCTGGGCGGGGCGACCGTCCATGGGCGACCAGGCGTCGGTGCGCATCGGCTCTCCCGTCGTCGTCGTGGCATATGAACAGCCGAGGGACGACTCTGGCCCTCTGCGAAATTTCGTGCAGATTACATGATGGGACGCTTCTCAAGAAGCGGATAGCTCGTTCCAACATACGGACACCGCTGATGGCGGTGGAGGGGGTCGCAGTCGGAGGATCGGCGCCCGGGAGACCGCAGAGAGCAGGCGTCGTTGCCTGCGGTGTCTACGGCTCATGCCCGGCGGAAGCGGAAACGAAACCGCCGGGTAACGACTACTTATGTGTAGCCCTGCATAGAGTCTCATTTTACGTCGCGTGAACACGTTCCGCCCAGTGGCGCTGATCAGGACGTACGTCACACGGATGACGCACACGTTACGGGCCGGGACCGTGGTTCCGGTCCCGGCCCGCACCAGCGGCAGCAGCGGCTCAGCCGCCGACGGCGACGCCGAACAGCATGCCCAGGCCGTAGGTGAGCGCCGCCGCCGCGCCGCCGAGCACCAGCTGCCGCAGTCCGCTGAACCACCAGCTGCGGGCCGTGACCCGGGCGACCACCGCGCCGCAACCGAAGAGCCCGACAAGGGCCAGCAGCACCGCCGGCCACAGCGCGTCCGCGCCGAGCAGGTACGGCAGCAGGGGCAGCAGGGCGCCCAGCGCGAAGGCTCCGAAGGAGGAGACGGCGGCGACGAGCGGCGAGGGCAGGTCGCCCGGGTCGATGCCGAGCTCCTCGCGGGCGTGGATCTCCAGGGCCTGCTCCGGGTCGCGCGACAGCTGCCGGGCGACCTCGCGGGCGAGAGCGGAGTCGACACCCCGGGACTCGTAGAGCTCCGCGAGCTCCCGCTCCTCGTCCAGCGGATGCTTGCGCAACTCCCGCCGCTCGACGTCGAGTTCGGCCTCCACCAGCTCACGTTGCGAGGCGACGGAGGTGTACTCGCCGGCCGCCATCGAGAAGGCCCCGGCGGCCAGTCCGGCAAGACCGGTGATCACGATCGTGCGGTGCGAGACATCACCGCCCGCGACGCCGGTCATCAGGGCGAGGTTCGAGACGAGACCGTCCATGGCGCCGAAGACCGCCGGCCGCAGCCAGCCACCGTTCACATCGCGGTGGGTGTGGTTGTCCCGGTGCGCCTCGTGCAGTACGGCGTCGGTCTCGATGATGGACACAGCTCTCCCCTTCTCCCGGAGCGGTGTTCACCGCTCCGGCCCCGTTCGACACCATCGAAAGTACGCACGAAAAACGGCCCCCGCCAGCAAGGCAGGCCGTACTTACCACTGTCTGTGACCAGGTAGGTACGGCTTGCCTTGCTGTCCGAAGGCCGTCATCCGAGTGGCCCTTTTGTGGTGATTACCGGCCTCTGTCCCGGCTCCGCGTGGCACAGATCCCACAGGTACGAGAACTGGCTCGGTACGAGCGAAGGGTCGACGCGATGGAGCTGATGGCGGGAAATCCGGCAGCGCCGCGGACGGGCGGCACACGGACGGACGGCGCGCGGGCCGCGGTACGAGGAGCGCCGGCCCCCGGCGAACCGGGCCCCGGCGAAACCGTCCGGGGCGCAACGGTCCACGGCGACACCGCCCGGGGCGCTCCGGCCGACCGGGCCAGGGGGTCGCTGCTGGGCCTCGCGGTCGGCGACGCGCTGGGCGCCCCGGCGGAGAACATGCGGCCCTCCGAGATCCGCCGCCGCTGGGGCCGGATCGAGGGCTTCGTGAGCGACGATCCGGCGGGCACCGACGACACGGAGTACGCGATCTTCTCCGGGCTGCTGCTGGCCCGGCACGGTTCGGCGCTGACCGTGACCCATGTCGAACGGGCCTGGCGGCTGTGGATCGCGGACCTGGACGAGGGGCCGTTCCGCGGTGCCGGTTTCAGCGAGCGCGGCACGCTGGAGAACCTGCGCCGGGGGCTCGCCGCCCCGATCTCCGCCCAGCACCGGCACGCCTGGAGCGACGGTCTGGCGATGCGGGCGGCACCGTTCGGCGTCTTCGCGGCGGGCAGGCCCGCGGAGGCGGCCCGGCTGGTCGCGGTGGACGGCCGGGTCAGCCATGAGGGCGAGGGCATCTACGGCGGCCAGGCGGTGGCGGCCGGGGTGGCGGCCGCCATGACCGGGTCCGGGGTCACCTCCGTGATCGCCGCCGCGCTCTCCGTCGTACCGATGGACTCCTGGACGGCGCGTTCGCTGCGCCGCGCGGTGACCGCCGCCCAGCGCCCGTACCCGGACCGGCTCACGATGGAGCGCGCGGTGCGCTCGGCCGTGGTCGTCGGCGGCTACCCGTGGACGGACCTGGCGCCGGAGGCGGTCGGGCTGGCCTTCGGGGCGTTCGCCGCGGCGCGCGGCGACTTCCGTACGGCGGTGCTGACCGCGGTCAACATGGGCCGCGACGCCGACACCACGGCCGCGGTGGCGGGCGCGCTGGCCGGGGCGCTGCACGGGGCCCGGGCCATTCCGGCGCACTGGGCGGCGGCGATCGGCCCGGTCCGGGGCAGCTGCCTGCCCTCGATGCGCGGCTACCACGTCCTGGACATCGCGGAACTCCTCACCCCGGCAGACGCCGAGGCGGACGAACGGGTCGGGCAACGGCCCCAGGACCCCGGACCCGGCGGCGGGGCGCCCCCTCCCGGTGAAGGCACCGGGAGGGGCCTCCGCGACATCCTCGACGACGCACCGGCGGTGCGCCCGTGACCGGCACCGACCGCCGCGCCCGGATCGAGGGGCTGCTCCTCGGGCTGGCCGCCGGGGACGCCGCCGGCTGGCCGGCCGCGCGGCACCGGGCGGCCCGGATGCCGGAGTGGACCCGGCGCCTCACCCGCGAGCTGGACACCTTCGCCGAGCAGAACGCGACCACCACGCTGCCCGTCCCCATCGCCCTCAACCAGCCGCCTGAGCCGCTGCGGCTCGGTCCCTCCGACGACGCCGAATGGGCGGCGTTCGCGGCCGGGACCGTGCTGACCTCGGCGGCGGGCCCGCTGCACGGCCTCTCCCCCGGCCGCCGGATGCGGGCGGCGGTGGACGTCGCCTGGAACGCGCTGGCCGCCGAGGTCGCCGCGGCCGCCGCACGGGCGCCGGAGGTCGAGTCGGCGGTCCTGCCGTTGCGGGCCCGGATCTCGGTACGGGCCGGGCTCGGCAACCTCGCCGCCGGGCTGCGTCCGCCCGCCACCGGCCACGACAACCCGCACTACTTCGACGACGCGGCGTGTGTGCGGGCCGCCGTGCTGGCCGTCGTCCACCCCGGCGATCCGGCGGCGGCGGCCGATCTCGCGGAGTTCGACGCGCGCTACACCCAGGACGGCGACGGGGTGCACGGCGCGCGGGCGATGGCCGCCGCGATCGCGCAGGCGCTCGACGGGGCGGACGTGGACACGGCGGTGAACGCCGCGCTGGCCCAGCTCCCGGAAGGCACCGAGATCGCCCGCAACGCCGCCCACGCGGTCCGGATCGCCCGCGACTTCGCCGGAGAGGCGGCCGGCGCCTTCGCCCTCGTCCCGGTGCTGGAGCACCAGATCGTGGACCACGTCTACAGCTACGGGATCGCCGCGGCCGAGACCGTCCCGGTCGCCCTCGCCCTGGCCACCGCCGCCCGGGGCGAGATCGCGCAGGCCGTACCGTCCGCCGCCTGCCTGTCCCGGGTCGCCGATTCGGCACCGGCCCTGGCCGGCGCGCTGACGGGCGCGCTCGGCGGTATCGCCACCGTGCCGGACGGCTGGCGCGAGGCCTGCCGCACCCTCGCGGGGTGCGCGCTGCCCCGTTTCGCGGGCACGGATCTGCTGGAACTCGCCGGGCTGCTGGCAGACACGGAACCGGCGCTCCCGGGTGGACAATTCGGACATGACATCCACCGCGCCCCCGGCGCCCACGAGGTCCGCACCGCCCACGACACCCACGGCGCTCACGCTCGATGAACGGATCGCGGGCGCGCTCGTCGGCGCCGCCGTCGGTGACGCGCTCGGCGGCCCGGTCGAGGGACGGCCCCCCGAGCAGATCGTGGCCCGGCACGGCGGGCGGATCACCGGCGTCGTCGGCCCCTGGGACGGCGACGACTGGCGGACCGCCCGCCCCATCGCCCCGTACCACAAGGGCGACGGGCACGTCACCGACGACACCTTGATGACCCATGCGCTGGTCCGGGTGTACGGCAAGGTGCGCGGCCATCTCGACGCGTACTCGGTCGCGGAGCACCTGGTACCGGAGCTGATCTCGAACCCCCGCTGGATTCCGGAGCTGGAGGCGGAGGCGCTGCCGCTCCAGCGGGTCTTCCTCGCCGAGAAGTGGATCGTCGCCCGGCTGCACTACGGCCACGTCGACCCGCGCGAGGCGGGCTCCGGGAACATCGTCAACTGCGGTGCCGCGATGTACATGGCGCCGGTCGGCCTGGTGAACGCCGCCCATCCGCAGGCCGCCTACGCCGAGGCGCTGGATGTCGCGGGCGCCCACCAGTCCTCGTACGGGAGGGAGGCGGCCGGAGTGTTCGCGGCCGCCGTCGCCGCGGCCTGCGTCCCGGGGGCGACGCCCACGAGCGTCATCGAGACGTGTCTGTCGCTCGCCAAGGACGGCACCCGGGCGGCGATCGACGCGGTCTGCGAAACGGCCGTCGGGTACCGGGACTTCGAATCCGCCCTCGCCCCGCTGCGGGAAGCCGTCGCCCCCTTCGACACCGTGGGGCCCGACTACCGCGCCCCCTCGCTCGGTGCCCGCCGCCCCTCCCGGCTGCACGCCATCGAGGAACTCCCCGTCGCACTCGGCATGCTGCTCGTCGGGGACGGGGACTACCGGCGTACGGTCCTGGGCTCCGTCAACTACGGGCGGGACTGCGACTCGATCGCCACCATGAGCGGTGCCGTCGCGGGCGCCCTGCACGGCGAGGGCTCGATCCCCGCCGACTGGGTGAGCACGGTCGCCGGAGCCAGCCGCCTCGATCTGCACGCCCCGGCCCGGACCCTGGCCGAGGTCGCCCGCGAGGTCTTCGCACACGACACGGCCCGCCGCCGCGCCCATGAGAACGCCTTCGCCGCGCTGGCCGGCACGCCATGACCACCACCGTGCGGGCCACCTGGGTGCAGCCGGAGGACCTGGTCGGACACGAACTGCGGCAGGCCGCGCAGGACGGGCGGGACGCCCGGGACATCGAGCGCCGGTGGTACGAGGCCGGCGGATCGCCCGCCCCGGAGCGGGCGGGCGCCTCCGAGTACCCCGCGCCACCCGGACTGCGCGCGGTCGCCGGCCGGCTGCTGGACGAACTCGCCCTGCTGGAATCGCCGTCGGCCGACGACGAGCCGACCGGCCTGGACGCGATCCGGGCCGCCTGCCCGCGCTGGCCGCTCCCCCGCACGGGCCCGTCCGGCGTGGACCGCGAACGGCTGCACGCGGCCTGGCTCGGACGGGCGGCGGGCTGCCTGCTCGGGAAACCGGTCGAGAAGCTGCCGTTGGAGGGCATCCGCGCACTGGCCCGCGCCACCGGGAACTGGCCGCTGGCCACCTGGTTCACCGCCAGGGGGCTGCCCCCTGAACTGGCCGCCACCTATCCCTGGAACCGGCGCTCCGCGGCCACCTCGCTCGCGGAGAACATCGACGGGATGCCGGAGGACGACGACCTCAACCACCCCCTTCTCGCACTGGTGCTGCTCCGGCGCCACGGCCGCTCGTTCACCACCGCAGACCTCGCCCGGCTCTGGCTGGACGAGCTTCCGGCGGGCCGGACGTTCACCGCGGAGCGGGTCGCGTACCGCAATCTGCTGGACGGAATCGAGCCGCCGGACACCGCCTCTTACCGCAATCCGTTCCGGGAGTGGATCGGTGCGCAGATCCGGGCCGACGTGCACGGCTGGACGCACCCCGGCGACCCGGCCGCCGCGGCGGAGCAGGCCCACCGGGACGCGGTCCTCACGCACACCGGGAACGGGGTGTACGGCGCCATGTTCACCGCCGCCGCCCTGGCGGAGGCGGCCGGCGGCGAGGCCGACGTGCACGGCTGCCTGGCTACCGGGCTCAGGGTCGTACCACCGAGATCGCGGTTCGCACGGGCGGTACGGGACGGAGTCGCGGCGGCCCATGGCGCCGCCGACTTCGACAGCGTCGTCGACCGCCTCCACTCCTTGTACGGCCACTACCACTGGGTGCACGTGCTGCCCAACGCGGCGCTGCTCGCCGCCGCGCTCACGCACGCCGACGGCGACTTCTCCGGCTCCATCTGCCGTGCGGTGTCCGGCGGCTGGGACACCGACTCCAACGGGGCGACCGCCGGTTCGCTCGCCGGACTGCTGGCCGGGCGGCCAGAAGCACTGCCCGACCGGTGGACCACACCGCTGAAGAACCGTCTCGCCACGTCCGTACCCGGTTTCGACTCGGTCGGCTTCGACACCCTCGCGGAGCTGACCCACCGGCTCACCCACCAGGAGGTACTCCGCCCATGACCAGAGTCGCGGTGCTCGGCAGCACCAATATGGACCTCGTGGCCTACACAGAGCGGGCCCCGGAGCGCGGACAGACCGTCACCGGACGGGAGTTCCGCACCGTGCCCGGCGGCAAGGGGGCCAACCAGGCGGTCGCCGCCGCCCGCGCCGGCGGTGACGTGATGATGATCGGCGCCGTCGGAAACGACGAGTACGGCCTCCGGCTGCGGGAGAACCTGGAGCACTCGGGCGTCGACACCGATCTGCTGCACACCGCCGAGGGACCCAGCGGTACCGCGCACATCGTGGTGGACGCCAAGGGTTCCAACGCCATCGTCGTCATCCCCGGCGCCAACGGCGCCGTCACCGCGCTCGGTCCGGGCGAGATCGCCGCCGTCGCCGAAGCCGATCTGCTGCTGCTCCAGCTGGAGCTGCCGCTGTCCGCCGTGATCGAGGGGGCGCGGGCCGGTCACGCCCAGGGGGTCCGCGTGCTCCTCACCCCGTCGCCCGTACAGGAGCTGCCCGACGAACTCCTGGACTGCGTCGACCTGCTGATCCCCAATGAGCACGAGGCGGCCGAGCTGTCCGGACACACAGAACCGCACGCGGCGGCGGAGGTCCTGCTCAGCCATGTGCCGGCGGTCCTCATCACGCTCGGCTCGAAGGGCTGCCTGTACGCGGCCCGGGGCAGCACCGCCGTCCACTTCCCCGCCCCCGACGTCAGCGCCGTCGACACCACGGGCGCCGGCGACACCTTCGTCGGCGCGCTCGCGGTGGCCATCGGTGAGGGCCGGCCGGTGCCGCAGGCCGTCGCCTGGGCCTCTTCGGCCGCCGCGCTCTGCGTGCAGAAGCCCGGCGCCTCGACGTCCATGCCGTACCGCAGCGAAATCGACGCCGCATGACCGGGCCCGCGGCAGCGCCGCTGACCGGGCTGCGGGTCATCGACCTGGCCACGCTCTTCGCCGGGCCGCTGTGCGCCACGATGCTCGGTGACTACGGCGCCGAGGTGATCAAGGTCGAGCATCCGGGCCGCCCCGACCCGTCCCGGGGCCACGGCCCCACTAAGGACGGCATCGGGCTGTGGTGGAAACTGCTCGGCCGCAACAAGCGCACCATGACCCTCGATCTGTCCGGGGCCGGTGGGCGCGACATCCTGCTGCGGCTCGCCGCGGACACCGATGTGATCATCGAGAACTTCCGGCCGGGCACGCTGGAGCGGTGGGGGCTCGGCTGGGAGGAGCTGCACGCCGTCAACCCCCGGCTGGTGCTGGCCAGGGTCACCGGCTTCGGACAGTTCGGCCCGTACGCGCACCGGCCCGGTTTCGGGACGCTCGCGGAGGCGATGAGCGGATTCGCGGCGATCACCGGGGAGCCGGACGGGCCGCCGACGCTGCCTCCGTTCGGGCTGGCCGACTCGATCGCGGCGATCGCCACGGCGTTCGCGGTGACGACCGCGCTGGCCGCGCGGGAACGCACCGGTGAGGGGCAGGTCGTCGACCTGGCGATCATCGAACCGATCCTGACTGTGCTCGGCCCGCAGCCCCTCTGGTACGACCAGCTCGGCTACGTCCAGCCGCGCACCGGCAACCGTTCGCGCAACAACGCCCCGCGCAACACCTACCGCACCTCGGACGATCAGTGGGTGGCCGTCTCCACCTCCGCGCAGTCCATCGCGGAGCGGGTGATGCGCCTGGTGGGACGGGCGGAGCTGATCGACGAGCCGTGGTTCGGCTCGGGCACCACCCGCGCCGAGCACTGCGAGGAGCTCGACGAGGCGGTCGGCAACTGGATCGCCCGGCACACCAGGGACGACGCGATCTCCGCGTTCGAGAAGGCGGAGGCCGCCATCGCGCCCATCCACGACATCCGCGACGTGATGGAGGACCCGCAGTACCGGGCACTGGACTCCGTCACCGAGGTCGACGACCCCGAGCTGGGACCGCTGCGGATGCAGAACGTCCTGTTCCGGCTCTCCGCGACCCCGGGGGCGATCCGCTGGGCGGGACGGCCGCACGGCGCGGACACCGAGGAGATCCTCACCGGGCTCGGGCTGAGCGGCGCGGAGATCTCGGCGCTGCGGGCGGAGCGTGTCCTGTGACCGCGACGATCCCCCTCACCTGGCTGTACGTCCCCGGGGACCGGCCGGACGTGGTGCGCAAGGCCCGTGCGTCGGGGGCGGACGTGGTCATCGTGGACCTGGAGGACGCGGTCGCCCCGGACCGCAAGGAGTACGCGCGGGCGGCCACCGCGGAGCTCCTCTCCGAACCCGCGGACGCCGGCGCGGCGCCGCTCCACGTCCGGGTCCACACCGAGGCCGACGTCACGGCCCTGGCCGGGCTGCCGGGCCTCGCGGAACTGCGGCTACCGAAGATCACGCACGCGGCCTCCGTCCATCACCTCGCGGCGCTGGCCCCCGGGGTCGCGCTCTGCCCGCTGCTGGAGTCGGCGCTCGGCATCGAGCACGCGTACTCGGTGGCCGCCGCCCATCCCCAGGTCCGGTCCATCGCGCTGGGCGAGGCGGACCTCCGGGCCGACCTCGGGGTGCACGACGACACGGGGCTCGACTGGTCGCGCAGCCGGGCGGTGGTCGCGTGCCGGGCGGCCGGGCTGGCCCCGCCGACCCAGTCGGTGTTCCCGGACGTCCGGGACCTGGACGGACTGTGGGCTTCCTGCGCGCACGGCCGGGCGCTGGGGTTCCTGGGCCGGGCGGCGATCCATCCCCGGCAGCTCCCGGTGATCGAGCGGGCGTTCCGGCCGACACCGCAGGAGATCGAGGCGGCGCAGGAGATCGTCGAGGCGGCCCGCGTGGAGGCGGGTGCGCTGGCCCTGCCGGACGGCCGTTTCGTGGACGCGGCGGTGGTGGCCTCGGCCCACCGCACGCTGGCCCTGGCCGGGCGCACGGTGGTATCCGGCCCACGCTGACCCCGGGCCCGTTTTTGTCCTCAATCGCCGGACGGGCTTGATTTCCACCCCGGTCCGGGGCCCGCAGAAACACAGCCACAGACGGCAAATCCAAGCCCGTCCGGCGATTGAGGACACCACGGCCCGCGGAGAACCGGTCACAGACGGCAAAACCAAGCCCGTCCGGCGATTGAGGACACCCGGCGACGGGGAACCGGTCACGGGACGGCAAATCCAAGCCCGTCCGGCGATTGAGGACACCACGGCCCGCGGAGAACCGGTCACAGACGGCAACCAAGCCCGTCCGGCGATTGAGGACACCCGGCGACGGGGGTCGTGGCGCACACGCACGAGGGGCCGCCGGGTTGTCCGGCGGCCCCTCGGTGTCGTTGTGGCGGCGTCAGCCCTTGGCCGTCTCCGCCGCATCCT includes these proteins:
- the gltB gene encoding glutamate synthase large subunit: MRTDAWSPMDGRPAQQGMYDPRNEHDACGVGFVATLTGVAGHELVEQALTVLRNLEHRGATGSEPDSGDGAGILLQVPDAFLRAEVPFDLPEAGAYAVGIAFLPADDSTAAVRGLEKIAAEEGLKVLGWRDVPVTPDILGKGARATMPEFRQLFVADGESTGIVLDRKAFVLRKRAERETGVYFPSLSARTIVYKGMLTTGQLEPFFPDLSDARFATTVALVHSRFSTNTFPSWPLAHPYRFVAHNGEINTVKGNRNWMKARESQLASSLFGTEQLDRIFPVCTPDASDSASFDEVLELLHLGGRSLPHSVLMMVPEAWENHASMDPARRAFYQYHSTMMEPWDGPACVTFTDGVQVGAVLDRNGLRPGRYWVTDDGLVVLSSEVGVLDIDPAKVVRKGRLQPGKMFLVDTAEHRIIEDDEIKASLAAEQPYQEWLETGEIELEDLPEREHIVHTHASVTRRQQTFGYTEEELRVILAPMARTAGEPLGSMGTDSPIAALSARPRLLFDYFTQLFAQVTNPPLDAIREELVTSLRSTLGPAGNILEPTAAACRSVTLPFPVIDNDELAKLIHINADGDMPGMKAATLSGLYRVGGGGEALAARIEEICTEVDAAIEDGARLIVLSDRHSDAEHAPIPSLLLTSSVHHHLIRTKQRTQVGLLVEAGDVREVHHVALLIGFGAAAVNPYLAMESVEDLVRAGTFIEGIEAEQAIRNLIYALGKGVLKVMSKMGISTVASYRGAQVFEAVGLDQSFVDRYFNGTATKIGGAGLDVVAKEVAARHAKGYPATGISASHRALEIGGEYQWRREGEPHLFDPDTVFRLQHATRNRRYDIFKQYTERVNEQSERLMTLRGLFGFTSDREAIDIEEVESVSELVKRFSTGAMSYGSISREAHETLAIAMNQLGGKSNTGEGGEDADRLYDPARRSSIKQVASGRFGVTSEYLVNADDIQIKMAQGAKPGEGGQLPGHKVYPWVAKTRHSTPGVGLISPPPHHDIYSIEDLAQLIHDLKNANPAARIHVKLVSEVGVGTVAAGVSKAHADVVLISGHDGGTGASPLTSLKHAGGPWELGLAETQQTLLLNGLRDRIVVQTDGQLKTGRDVVIAALLGAEEFGFATAPLVVSGCVMMRVCHLDTCPVGIATQNPVLRDRFSGKAEYIVNFFEFIAQEVREILAELGFRSIEEAVGHAELLDTDRAITHWKAQGLDLAPLFHVPELADGAVRHQIAEQDHGLDKALDNELIKLAADALKADSAEAAQPVRAQIAIRNINRTVGTMLGHEVTKKFGGAGLPEDTIDITFTGSAGQSFGAFLPGGVTLRLEGDANDYVGKGLSGGRVIVRPDRGADHLAEYSTIAGNTIAYGATGGELFLRGRTGERFCVRNSGATVVSEGVGDHGCEYMTGGHAVVLGETGRNFAAGMSGGVAYVIDLQRDHVNVGNLGAVEELSDTDRQWLHDVVRRHQEETGSTVAEKLLAEWETAVTRFSKIIPSTYKAVLAAKDAAELAGLSEQETTEKMMEAATNG
- a CDS encoding ADP-ribosylglycohydrolase family protein, with the protein product MELMAGNPAAPRTGGTRTDGARAAVRGAPAPGEPGPGETVRGATVHGDTARGAPADRARGSLLGLAVGDALGAPAENMRPSEIRRRWGRIEGFVSDDPAGTDDTEYAIFSGLLLARHGSALTVTHVERAWRLWIADLDEGPFRGAGFSERGTLENLRRGLAAPISAQHRHAWSDGLAMRAAPFGVFAAGRPAEAARLVAVDGRVSHEGEGIYGGQAVAAGVAAAMTGSGVTSVIAAALSVVPMDSWTARSLRRAVTAAQRPYPDRLTMERAVRSAVVVGGYPWTDLAPEAVGLAFGAFAAARGDFRTAVLTAVNMGRDADTTAAVAGALAGALHGARAIPAHWAAAIGPVRGSCLPSMRGYHVLDIAELLTPADAEADERVGQRPQDPGPGGGAPPPGEGTGRGLRDILDDAPAVRP
- a CDS encoding VIT1/CCC1 transporter family protein, with the translated sequence MSIIETDAVLHEAHRDNHTHRDVNGGWLRPAVFGAMDGLVSNLALMTGVAGGDVSHRTIVITGLAGLAAGAFSMAAGEYTSVASQRELVEAELDVERRELRKHPLDEERELAELYESRGVDSALAREVARQLSRDPEQALEIHAREELGIDPGDLPSPLVAAVSSFGAFALGALLPLLPYLLGADALWPAVLLALVGLFGCGAVVARVTARSWWFSGLRQLVLGGAAAALTYGLGMLFGVAVGG